One Streptomyces sp. V4I8 genomic window carries:
- a CDS encoding 4-oxalomesaconate tautomerase, whose product MTGPVEIRCMLMRGGTSKGAYFLAEDLPADPAARDELLLRVMGSPDERQIDGLGGAHPLTSKVAVVSPSTDPRADVDYLFLQVAVEQSEVSDRQNCGNILAGIGPFAVERGLVPAGEEATSVRIRMVNSGDFATATFPTPGGRVDYTGDAEISGVPGRAAPVVIEFPPGAGQLLPTGNVRDMIDDIPVTCVDNGMPTVLVQAAALKVTGYESPKGLEEDLALADRIHELRRAAGQLMGLGDVSDGAVPKVTLLAPPRHGGAVTTRTFIPVRCHTSIGVLGAASVAAGLRVEGGVGADLAELSADGDRVRIEHPTGFLDIESGLGTDSAGLPTARRTAVVRTARKIFDGTVFPRSAETAPLPAPTPGGPR is encoded by the coding sequence GTGACCGGGCCCGTGGAGATCCGCTGCATGCTGATGCGCGGCGGCACCTCCAAGGGCGCCTACTTCCTGGCCGAGGACCTGCCCGCCGACCCCGCCGCCCGCGACGAGCTGTTGCTGCGGGTCATGGGCAGCCCGGACGAGCGGCAGATCGACGGCCTGGGCGGCGCCCACCCCCTCACCAGCAAGGTGGCCGTCGTGTCGCCCTCGACCGATCCGCGGGCCGACGTCGACTATCTCTTCCTCCAAGTCGCCGTCGAACAGTCGGAAGTGAGTGATCGTCAGAACTGCGGGAACATCCTCGCCGGCATCGGCCCGTTCGCCGTGGAGCGCGGGCTGGTCCCGGCGGGGGAGGAGGCGACCTCCGTACGGATCCGGATGGTCAACTCCGGCGACTTCGCCACGGCGACCTTCCCGACCCCGGGCGGCCGCGTCGACTACACCGGAGACGCCGAGATCTCGGGCGTGCCCGGCAGGGCAGCCCCGGTGGTGATCGAATTCCCGCCCGGTGCTGGGCAGTTGCTGCCCACCGGCAACGTCCGCGACATGATCGACGACATCCCGGTGACCTGTGTGGACAACGGCATGCCGACCGTCCTCGTCCAGGCCGCCGCCCTCAAGGTCACCGGCTACGAGTCGCCCAAGGGCCTGGAGGAGGACCTGGCGCTCGCCGACCGGATCCATGAACTCCGGCGGGCGGCGGGCCAGTTGATGGGACTCGGCGACGTCTCGGACGGCGCCGTCCCCAAGGTCACCCTCCTCGCCCCGCCCCGCCACGGCGGCGCGGTCACCACCCGCACCTTCATCCCGGTCCGCTGCCATACGTCCATCGGTGTGCTCGGGGCCGCCAGTGTCGCCGCCGGGCTGCGCGTCGAAGGCGGCGTCGGCGCCGACCTCGCGGAGCTGTCCGCCGACGGCGACCGCGTCCGCATCGAACACCCCACGGGATTCCTGGACATCGAGAGCGGCCTCGGCACCGACTCCGCAGGCCTTCCCACCGCCCGCCGCACCGCCGTCGTCCGTACGGCCCGCAAGATCTTCGACGGCACCGTCTTCCCCCGGTCCGCCGAGACGGCCCCACTCCCCGCGCCCACCCCCGGAGGCCCCCGATGA
- a CDS encoding 4-carboxy-4-hydroxy-2-oxoadipate aldolase/oxaloacetate decarboxylase has translation MSGVIVTNPPKAELKDVDALAGFGVATVSEAMGRTGLLGPGIRPVQQGVRVAGTAVTVLSWPGDNLMIHAAVEQCGEGDILVVTTTSPSTDGLFGELFATALQQRGVRGVVINTGIRDTQELRDMGFAAWSRAVSAQGTVKATGGSVNVPVAIDGQVIRPGDVILADDDGVVVVPRERARETVGKAEAREAKEAATRAAFLDGQLGLDRYGLREKLVRLGVTYTSYDEYVREEGRP, from the coding sequence ATGAGCGGCGTGATCGTCACCAACCCGCCGAAGGCGGAGCTGAAGGACGTCGACGCGCTGGCCGGCTTCGGCGTGGCGACGGTGAGCGAGGCGATGGGGCGAACCGGCCTGCTGGGCCCCGGGATCCGTCCCGTCCAGCAGGGCGTACGGGTCGCGGGTACCGCCGTGACGGTGCTGAGCTGGCCCGGCGACAACCTCATGATCCACGCCGCCGTGGAGCAGTGCGGCGAGGGCGACATCCTCGTCGTCACCACCACCTCCCCGTCCACCGACGGCCTGTTCGGCGAGCTGTTCGCGACCGCCCTCCAGCAGCGCGGCGTGCGCGGCGTCGTCATCAACACCGGCATCCGTGACACCCAGGAGCTGCGCGACATGGGCTTCGCCGCCTGGTCCCGGGCGGTCAGCGCGCAGGGCACCGTCAAAGCCACCGGCGGCTCGGTGAACGTACCCGTCGCCATCGACGGCCAGGTCATCCGCCCCGGCGACGTGATCCTCGCCGACGACGACGGCGTGGTCGTCGTCCCCCGCGAACGGGCCCGCGAGACGGTCGGGAAGGCCGAGGCCCGCGAGGCCAAGGAGGCCGCCACGCGCGCCGCCTTCCTCGACGGGCAACTCGGCCTGGACCGCTACGGGTTGCGGGAGAAGCTCGTCCGGCTCGGCGTGACGTACACGTCCTACGACGAGTACGTCCGCGAGGAGGGCCGGCCGTGA